A region from the Eriocheir sinensis breed Jianghai 21 unplaced genomic scaffold, ASM2467909v1 Scaffold589, whole genome shotgun sequence genome encodes:
- the LOC126993239 gene encoding zinc finger protein 98-like has product MSARSLRKDSLGRVTSTKAPTHSGERNHESQGCRKRLGGKDHLNTHTLTHTGGKKHGCEVCGKRFHLKGDLKRRILTHTRERNHKCEVCGKKFSLKCNLQTHTLTHTGERKHKCEVCGKKFSLKGNLQTHTLTHTGERKHKCEVCGKSFTQKGHLQTHTLTHAGERKHKCEVCGKRFTQKGSLQTHTLTHTGEKNHECEVCGKRFNRKDSLQTHTLTHTGERNHKCEVCGKSFTQKGDLKKHTLTHTGEKNHECEVCGKRFLVKSWLKRHGIRHCGHKGFQCDACGKRFMTKGEIARHVKIHL; this is encoded by the coding sequence ATGAGTGCCAGGAGTTTGaggaaagactccctgggaagggtgacctcaacaaaaGCACCCACGCACtcgggtgaaagaaatcatgaatctcAAGGTTGTAGGAAAAGATTGGGTGGGAAggatcacctcaacacacacacccttacacacactggaggaaaaaaacatggatgtgaagtttgtgggaaacgtttccatctgaagggtgacctcaagagacgcatccttacacacactcgtGAAAGaaaccataaatgtgaagtttgtgggaaaaagtTCAGTTTGAAGTGTaacctccagacacacacccttacacacactggtgaaagaaaacataaatgtgaagtttgtgggaaaaagtTCAGTTTGAAGGGTAACCTCCAGACACACACTCTTacgcacactggtgaaagaaaacataaatgtgaagtttgtgggaaaagcttcactcagaagggtcacctccagacacacacccttacacacgctggtgaaagaaaacataaatgtgaagtttgtgggaaaagattcactCAGAAGGGTagcctccagacacacacccttacacacactggtgaaaaaaaccatgagtgtgaagtttgtgggaaaagatttaatcggaaggatagcctccagacacacacccttacacacactggtgaaagaaaccataaatgtgaagtttgtgggaaaagcttcactcagaagggtgacctcaagaaacacacccttacacacactggtgaaaaaaaccatgagtgtgaagtttgtgggaaaagattccttgtgaagtcatggctgaagagacatGGCATAAGACACTGTGGCCACAAAGGGTTCCAGTGTGATGCTTGTGGCAAGCGATTTATGACAAAAGGTGAGATTGCGAGACACGTGAAGATTCACctctga